The region CGTCGAACGCGCCCTCGTCGACCTCCGCGGCCTCGTGCGCGGTAGCCGCTTCGGGCAGCTCCTTGTGCAGCAGACCCCGGTCCCCGGCGAACCCGCAGCACTCCGCACAGACAGGCACGTGGACGTCCTGTGCGATGAACCGGGCGACGGCGCTGAGCTGTTCGACGTCGCCGAGGTGCCGCATCGAGCAGGTGGGGTGTAGTACCGCGCTGTCGATCCGGTCCGTCACCGTCAGGCGCGGCAGCAGTTCGGTGGCGGCCCACTCGATCGAGTCCACAATGGTGAGGGCCCGGTGCTTCTGTTCGTTCTCGGGGGTCAGATACGGGCCGATCTCGTGCCCGATGCCCAGCGTGCAGGACGAGGCGTCGACGATGAGCGGCAGACGTCCCCCGTCGGTCCACTGCCATGCCCGCTCGACGATGCGGTTCGCCATGACCGTGTTGCCTTCGTCGTATCCCTTGGAATGCCAGATGGTCGCGCAGCACGACCCGGCCATGTCCTGAGGTATCCAGACCGGCCGCCCGGCCCTGCGGGAGACTTCGACGACCGCCTCGGGCAGGGACGGGCCCTTCCCGCCGTCAGGTCCCGCGAAGATCCGGTTGACGCAGGCGACGTAGTAGACGGCGCGGGCGGTCCTCCGGTCCGTGTCGGGCAGGCGTGGACGGGCGGGGGACGGTATGCCGGAGATCCATTCCGGCACCAGGTCGGGTGAGATCGCTTTGCGTGCCGCAGAGGTGACGCGACCCAGGACACGGTCGCTGACGTGGTCCGCAACGCCTAGAGCCACCCGCACCGACGACTCGGCGAGGGAGAACCGCCGCGCGACACGGGCCGCGTTCCGCTCCTCCCGCTCGGAGTGCCGCTGGTGCCGGAACCTCTTCATCATGGCGCCGGTGTCGATGCCCACCGGGCAGGCGATCTTGCAGGTCGAGTCGCCGGCACAGGTGTCGACCGCGTCGTAGCCGTAGGACTCCAGGAGGCTGTTCATGGCGGGGGAATCGACGGCCTGACGCATCATCTCCCGCCGCAGCACGATCCGTTGGCGAGGAGTGGTGGTGAGGTCCCGGCTCGGGCAGACGGGCTCGCAGAACCCGCACTCGATACAGGAATCGGCGACCGCCTCGATGGTGGGGATGGTCTTCAGGCCCTGCAGGTGAGCTCGGGGATCACGGTTGAGCACCACGTCCGGGGCGAGGACCCCCGCGGGGTCGAGGGTCTCCTTGACCCGCCACATCAACTCGACGGCGTGCGCGCCCCATTCGAGGTCGAGGAACGGCGTCATGTTACGGCCGGTGGCATGCTCTGCCTTGAGTGAGCCGTCGAAGCGGCGGACCACCATGGTGCAGAACTCATCCATGAAAGCCGCGTACCGCTGGACGTCCTCCGGGCGCGCGGCGTCGAAGGCGAGCAGGAAGTGCAGGTTGCCGTGCGCCGTGTGACCCGCGACCGCCGCATCGAAGCCATGCCGGCGCTGCAGTTCGGACAGGGCCTCGCAGGCTTCCGCCAACCGCGAGGGCGGCACCGCGAAGTCCTCGGTGATCAGCGTCGAACCGGCAGGCCTTGCCTTGCCCACCGCCGTCATGAACGCCTCACGGGCGTGCCAGTACGTTCTGATCGTGCCCGGGTCCTCGATGAAACGGTTGCTGACGGACGCCACCGGGGCCACCAGCGTCAGCTTTTCAAGAACACCGGCGGCGGCCTGCCGGTTGGCCTGGTGAGCCGATTCGTCCGGGGCGCGGAACTCCACCAGCAGAGCGGCGGTCTCCCGGGGCAGGTCGGCCCAGTCCGCGGGAACGCCATCGACGCTCGCGCAGGCGCGGAGGATGTTTCCGTCCATCAGCTCGACGGCTCGGGCCCCGGCGCCGTTGAACAGCGGTACCGCCGCCGCGGCAGCCGCGAGGTCGGGGAAGAACAGCAGCGCCGTGTGGGTGAGACGGTCCAGGGAGACCGTCCTGAACACTGTCTCGGCGATGAAGCCCAGAGTGCCCTGGGAGCCGACCATCAGCCCGCGCAGGATCTCCACCGGGGTGGATCCGTCCAGGAAGGCGTCGAGACGGTAGCCGTTGGTGTTCTTCAGCTCGTACTTGGCGCGGATCCGGGCGACGAGCACGTTGTCCGACTCGATCTCGGATTTCAGCGCCAGCAGGCCCTCGCACAGTTCGGGCTCGGCTTTCCGCAGCATTGCGTCGGCGTCCGGAGCCGCGGT is a window of Streptomyces sp. NBC_00271 DNA encoding:
- a CDS encoding FAD-binding and (Fe-S)-binding domain-containing protein translates to MALLEPDPEKLRPPRTLGPAADRVPEDRASGTPGALREDLVRLLGSRKVLHSLSDLVKYASDASPYRFVPQVGVIAENVEDVATVLRYAHEHRREIVFRAAGTSLNGQAQGKDILVDVRRHWTGVEVLDEGARARIKPGTTVGRANITLSRYGRLMGPDPASSSACTVGGVVANNASGMTAGVTRNSYRLLSSATVVLPSGTVVDTAAPDADAMLRKAEPELCEGLLALKSEIESDNVLVARIRAKYELKNTNGYRLDAFLDGSTPVEILRGLMVGSQGTLGFIAETVFRTVSLDRLTHTALLFFPDLAAAAAAVPLFNGAGARAVELMDGNILRACASVDGVPADWADLPRETAALLVEFRAPDESAHQANRQAAAGVLEKLTLVAPVASVSNRFIEDPGTIRTYWHAREAFMTAVGKARPAGSTLITEDFAVPPSRLAEACEALSELQRRHGFDAAVAGHTAHGNLHFLLAFDAARPEDVQRYAAFMDEFCTMVVRRFDGSLKAEHATGRNMTPFLDLEWGAHAVELMWRVKETLDPAGVLAPDVVLNRDPRAHLQGLKTIPTIEAVADSCIECGFCEPVCPSRDLTTTPRQRIVLRREMMRQAVDSPAMNSLLESYGYDAVDTCAGDSTCKIACPVGIDTGAMMKRFRHQRHSEREERNAARVARRFSLAESSVRVALGVADHVSDRVLGRVTSAARKAISPDLVPEWISGIPSPARPRLPDTDRRTARAVYYVACVNRIFAGPDGGKGPSLPEAVVEVSRRAGRPVWIPQDMAGSCCATIWHSKGYDEGNTVMANRIVERAWQWTDGGRLPLIVDASSCTLGIGHEIGPYLTPENEQKHRALTIVDSIEWAATELLPRLTVTDRIDSAVLHPTCSMRHLGDVEQLSAVARFIAQDVHVPVCAECCGFAGDRGLLHKELPEAATAHEAAEVDEGAFDAYLSANRTCEIGMEHVTGRPYQSVLLALERATRPTASA